Below is a window of Cryobacterium sp. PAMC25264 DNA.
GACGGGTCACAGAGCACCGATCTGCAACGAGACGCGCTCTTATCCGCCGGTGTCAAGGCCGATCATCTTTACGAGGATCAGGCCTCCGGGAAGAAAGACGATCGCCCACACTTGGCGGCCTGCCTGAAAGCACTTCGAAAAGGCGACACCCTCCTCGTCTGGAAGCTCGACCGTCTCGGTCGTGACCTGCACCACCTCGTGAACACGGTTCACGACCTCACCGACCGTGGCGTCGGCCTCAAAGTTCTCACCGGGGAGGGCGCAGCCATCGACACCACAACCGCACCCGGCAAGCTCGTCTTCGGCATCTTCGCCGCCCTCGCAGAGTTCGAGCGCGCGCTCATCTCCGAACGCACCATTGCGGGACTCGCGGCGGCGCGCGCGCGCGGCAGGACCGGCGGGCGCCCGTTCAAAATGACGCCGGCCAAGGTCCGCCTGGCGATGGCCGCCATGGGTCAGAAGGAGACGAAGGTGGGCGAGCTCTGCACAGAGCTCGGCGTCACCCGGCAAACGCTGTATCGGCACGTGTCGCCATCCGGAGAACTCAGACCCGACGGCGAGAGAGTCATCTCAAGGCGAAAGGTGCATTCCTAAGCCCACCGGCACCGCTCACGTGCACGGGCAAAGCGAAGCAAGGATATTGCGTTACCCGCACTTGGGATGCTGCGGTTGTCTGAGACACCGCCTCGAGCGCATGACGCCCGGTCATCGGGCATATTGTCGCGGTACGCGATGAAAGCCACGACGACAAGGGAGCGCCCTCTGGGCGCACGGGGATCGTTTCCGGAATCGCACAGCAACGCAGACACGCGTTCAGGATGGCGATCGCAGCAGCGTGGTGCTTACTCGTTGTACAGGACAGAATCCGCGTCGCCGCCAGGCTGATCTCTACGCAATCCAGGGCGGCGAGGAAACAAGCGGTGCCTTCCCCGTTATCGCCCAGACCTAGGCACGCGTCGGCGCAGTCTTCGCTCACGTGAATGAGGACATCGCATGCGTCCTCGCAGACCCGAATCCGTTGCCGCATCAGAGCGACATCCGCTGTGTTGTCCCGCATATGGACACGGTAACCCGGGGGCACCGGAACTCACAGCATCCATCCCTGTGAAGCCGGCGCGAGAATTCGAATAGGTGGATACAGTGTGATCGTTGCGAGGCCTACGCGATGTGGAGTGGAGGGGCACCAGTCATATTTACAAACTGAATGAGACGCCCAAATGGGACACTTGATCTACAACTCGAACCTGACGATCTTCTTCGATGATCGGACCCTCGCTCACCTGCAAGCAGTCATCGCTAGCAAGTTGCGCCACAAAGAGGGCTTTCATTTCACCTGGCGGGACGAGGCGAGTGCCGGGAGCGGCAGTAGAAATGTGATCTGGGTCTACCCCGGAGTTTCTCTCGTCTACGTCTACTCCAGCAGTCACACGCCCAGGATCAATCCAGAGTGGATCAGTGCATTGCTCGGTTCCGCGAGCACCCCCGATGGCCTAACCGTCTTGCCCGAGCCACTGTCCGCCAGCGCTGGCCAGCACTTGCTTGCCTCGCTCAGAGAGCACTGATGGATTCTACGAGGAGCAGCCCCACGCCGGAAGACAACCAAAGGCGTTAGGTGAAAGCAATCCTGCAAGCGATAACGTCCGCGGCCACCGCATCCACAGATAGTCCTGTGGATTCCGCATAGTCCACGAGGCGTTGCAAGGCATGGTCTGGATCAGTGTGGGTCTGAGCAATGATCACTCCGGTTGCTTGGTGCACCTCAGAGTTGTACCAGCTGGTGGATGGGACTGCCCCGAGTTCAGTTGACTCAATGGGTTAGTGGTTTCACGCGGCTTTGAGGGCCACGTTTATTGTCTCAAACTCGATGGGGGTGAGCTTGCCAAGGCGGCGTTGCCGGCGCTTGCGGTGGTAGGTCCGCTCGATCCAGACAACGATCGCGAGGCGTAGTTCATCCCTCGTCGCCCATCGCTGCCGATCGAGGACGTTCTTCTGTAGCAGCGCGAAGAATGACTCCATCGCGGCGTTGTCACCGCATGCGCCGACGCGGCCCATCGAGCCGGTGATGCCGTTGTTCTTCAGCACCCGCACGAAGGCGTTCGAGCGGAATTGAGAGCCACGATCGGAGTGCAGGATCGTGCCTGCGATGGTGCGCTGGCCGATCGCATTGCGGGCAGCGGCGACGGCCAGAGAGGCTTTCATTCTGGAGTCGATGGAGTAGCCGACGATCTTGTTCGAGTAGACGTCCTTGATCGCGCAGAGGTAGAGCTTGCCCTCGTCCGTGCGGTGCTCGGTGATGTCGGTCAGCCAAAGCTGGTTCGGGCGTGTCGCGGTGAATTTCCGCTCGACGAGATCGTCGTGCACGGGCGGGCCCGCCTTGCGCGTGAGGCCACGTTTCTTCGCAAACACGCTCCAGAGCCGCTGCTGGGAGCAGATCCGCCAGACCCGGTTCTCGCCCGCGGTGAGGCCGGCTTGGTGGAGTTCGTCGGCGATGAAGCGGTAGCCGAACGCGGGGTCATCGTGGTGGGCGTCCCAGGCAGCGTTGGTGAGGTGGGCGTCGTCCCAATCGCGCTGCGAGACGGGGTTGCGCTTCCATTGGTAGAACGCTTGTTTAGAGAAGCGCAAGACCCGGCAGGTCACCGTGACGGGAACACCGTCGACGGCCAGTTCGAGGACCAGCGGGTACATCATTTTGGGTTGACGTCCCGGGACAGGTAGGCCACAGCGCGGCGCATGACCTCGGCTTCCTGCTCGAGCAGTCGAATGCGTTTCTTCGCTTCTCGCAGCTCGGCGGATTCCTTCTCGGTCACGCCCGGCTTGACGCCTTCTTCGACGTCGGCTTTCTTCAGCCAGTTCGCCAGGCAGGATTCGGAGATTCCGAAGTCCTTCGCGATCTGTTTCAGCGGTGCTTCGTTCTTCCGGGCGACCGCAACGACGTCACGGCGGAACTCGGGTGGGTAGGGCTTGGGCATGTTGACATCTTTCCAGCGAAGACGAATCTCCACAGGTTAGGAGTCAACTAAACCGGGGGCAGTCCCGATCGCCTGAATGGTTGCTGGCTTTCGATGGTCATTCAAGCCTGGCTTTCCGCCTCAATTTCGGGTGGCGAGGCTCGCATTCATTCTGAACCACGTACCCCGAATGCGTCAATATGCCAATTTCTGTGAGCTGTCTCGAGCCGGACGAGCTGTTCAGAGGTGTGCAAATTCGTGCAGACCAGCACGAAGAGCGACAAGTGCACCGTGATCTGGCGCCGTGCAGACGAGCGGGAAGATCCGTGCAATCGAGTACGAGAAACGACAATATCGGTGATTAATGGGTTCCGGAGAGTCACATAACTACGTCGCGTAACCCCGTGACCAAATTGCGGTGCGCATCGTTAGTTATGAGACAGCGAAGGAGCATCGTGAAGAAGCTGATCGGTTACGCGCGAATATCGACTAGAAACGGTGCCACGGACGGACAGCGGGCCGAGCTCTTGGCGGCCGGCGTTCGGCGCGATGACCTCTATGTCGATGAAGGGAATTCCGGAGCTCGAGCACCTCGTCCTCAGCTTGATGTCGCCGTCACCGCGCTTGAGCCCGGTGACACATTCGTGATCGTGTCTTTGGACCGGCTGGGTAAATCGACGCAGAACGTGCTCGCGTTCGCCGAGGGCCTGAGCGGCCGCGGGGTTGAGCTTCGGGTCCTCAATTTCTGCGGCGGCGATGTCGACACGGCGACACCGCCGGGACCCATGCTGTTCACGACCATGGCTGCTCTGGGGCAGATGGAGCACGAAATCAAGCGTGAACGCGTGCTCGACTCGATCGATAGGCGCCGAAAGGCCGGCAAGAACCTTGGTGGCCGGCCACGAAGAATCACGAACCGACAGATCCGCAACGCCAATCGACTCATGGAAGCCGGAGAACCGACGGCACAGGTCGTGCGCGACTTCGGTATGTCCCGCGCCACGTTCTACCGCCGCGCCCGTGCCCTGGGATTGATGCCAGATCAATCCGGCGACGAGACACCGGAAAGCGGCGACGCCGCCTAACGTGCACTTCGTAGCGTGACGTGGGAAAAGTGTGCCCCCAGGCAGATTCGAACTGCCGCCCCTGCCTCCGGAGGGCAGTGCTCTATCCCCTGAGCTATGGGGGCCCAGGAACCTCTAGGTTAGCATCCCTGGGCTGCGGTGTTGGCCCCTCACGTGGGCAGGGAAGTCGAGGCGCACCGGGCGCGTGACGGC
It encodes the following:
- a CDS encoding recombinase family protein — encoded protein: MLVGYVRVSKADGSQSTDLQRDALLSAGVKADHLYEDQASGKKDDRPHLAACLKALRKGDTLLVWKLDRLGRDLHHLVNTVHDLTDRGVGLKVLTGEGAAIDTTTAPGKLVFGIFAALAEFERALISERTIAGLAAARARGRTGGRPFKMTPAKVRLAMAAMGQKETKVGELCTELGVTRQTLYRHVSPSGELRPDGERVISRRKVHS
- a CDS encoding ATP-dependent DNA ligase, whose protein sequence is MGHLIYNSNLTIFFDDRTLAHLQAVIASKLRHKEGFHFTWRDEASAGSGSRNVIWVYPGVSLVYVYSSSHTPRINPEWISALLGSASTPDGLTVLPEPLSASAGQHLLASLREH
- a CDS encoding ANTAR domain-containing protein encodes the protein MHQATGVIIAQTHTDPDHALQRLVDYAESTGLSVDAVAADVIACRIAFT
- a CDS encoding IS3 family transposase (programmed frameshift) yields the protein MPKPYPPEFRRDVVAVARKNEAPLKQIAKDFGISESCLANWLKKADVEEGVKPGVTEKESAELREAKKRIRLLEQEAEVMRRAVAYLSRDVNPKMMYPLVLELAVDGVPVTVTCRVLRFSKQAFYQWKRNPVSQRDWDDAHLTNAAWDAHHDDPAFGYRFIADELHQAGLTAGENRVWRICSQQRLWSVFAKKRGLTRKAGPPVHDDLVERKFTATRPNQLWLTDITEHRTDEGKLYLCAIKDVYSNKIVGYSIDSRMKASLAVAAARNAIGQRTIAGTILHSDRGSQFRSNAFVRVLKNNGITGSMGRVGACGDNAAMESFFALLQKNVLDRQRWATRDELRLAIVVWIERTYHRKRRQRRLGKLTPIEFETINVALKAA
- a CDS encoding recombinase family protein, whose amino-acid sequence is MKKLIGYARISTRNGATDGQRAELLAAGVRRDDLYVDEGNSGARAPRPQLDVAVTALEPGDTFVIVSLDRLGKSTQNVLAFAEGLSGRGVELRVLNFCGGDVDTATPPGPMLFTTMAALGQMEHEIKRERVLDSIDRRRKAGKNLGGRPRRITNRQIRNANRLMEAGEPTAQVVRDFGMSRATFYRRARALGLMPDQSGDETPESGDAA